A single genomic interval of Ruminococcus sp. NK3A76 harbors:
- a CDS encoding prohibitin family protein produces MNGNVVDIKDRSKKTGRIVGGIAVAIAAIIVVASSAAVVPTGSTGVITTFGKVSEDTYSEGFHLKIPLAQDMVIISNKIQVYETDASAVSKDLQTVNSKIAINYRVKADSSASIYKNIGPDYESVILTPAAQESMKSVTARYTAEHLITQRNTVGEEIKEMLETKVSEYGIQIEKFNIINFDFSAEFNAAIEQKQVAEQNKLRSETEKEQKIIEAQADAEKVKLAAEAQAESIKTKAAAQAEANKTIAESLSPELIQYQTIDKWDGVMPKVASSASPLLMIDVDEQEQQSSDK; encoded by the coding sequence ATGAACGGAAATGTAGTAGATATCAAGGACAGAAGCAAAAAGACCGGCAGGATAGTAGGCGGCATAGCTGTAGCGATAGCTGCGATCATAGTTGTTGCATCGTCGGCAGCGGTAGTTCCTACAGGCTCTACAGGCGTTATCACGACCTTCGGCAAGGTAAGTGAGGACACCTACAGCGAGGGCTTCCACTTAAAGATACCGCTTGCGCAGGATATGGTCATAATCTCAAACAAGATACAGGTGTATGAGACAGATGCATCGGCTGTGTCTAAGGATCTTCAGACGGTAAACTCAAAGATAGCTATAAACTACCGTGTAAAGGCTGACAGCTCGGCATCTATCTACAAGAACATCGGCCCTGACTACGAGTCGGTAATACTTACACCTGCTGCACAGGAGTCTATGAAGAGCGTGACCGCACGCTACACCGCAGAGCACCTTATCACTCAGCGCAACACTGTCGGCGAGGAGATAAAGGAGATGCTCGAAACAAAGGTAAGCGAATACGGCATACAGATAGAAAAGTTCAACATCATAAACTTTGACTTCTCGGCAGAGTTCAATGCAGCTATCGAGCAGAAGCAGGTAGCAGAGCAGAACAAGCTGAGATCAGAGACCGAGAAGGAGCAGAAGATAATCGAAGCACAGGCTGATGCCGAGAAGGTAAAGCTCGCAGCAGAGGCACAGGCCGAGAGCATCAAGACCAAGGCAGCAGCTCAGGCAGAGGCTAACAAGACGATAGCCGAGAGCTTAAGCCCCGAGCTGATACAGTATCAGACCATTGACAAATGGGACGGCGTAATGCCCAAGGTCGCATCATCAGCAAGCCCGCTGCTTATGATAGATGTTGACGAGCAGGAGCAGCAGAGCTCCGACAAATAA
- a CDS encoding branched-chain amino acid aminotransferase — translation MEIRFEQTKTPKAKPTDESKLGFGHIFTDHMFVMNYDAGQGWHDARIVPYGEISLSPASMCLHYGQEIFEGLKAYRTADGTVQLFRPDENYKRMNNSADRMVIPKIDEEFMIEATKKLISIEKDWVPHTDGASLYIRPFIIATDPYVGVKPADHYLFFIILSPSGPYYSTGLDPVKIYVEQKYVRAVRGGTGFAKTAANYAISLKGQDEAHNQDYEQVLWLDGVEQKYIEEVGSMNIFFVIDGEVITPELTGSVLPGITRKSALDVCKAKGIKATERRITIQEVAEAYDAGKLDEVFGTGTAAVISPVGHLKWGDKVMTINDNKIGPISQMLYDTMTGIQWGKIEDTFGWTVKID, via the coding sequence ATGGAAATAAGGTTTGAACAGACAAAAACCCCCAAGGCTAAGCCTACTGATGAGTCCAAGCTCGGCTTCGGTCATATCTTTACAGACCATATGTTTGTGATGAACTATGATGCAGGCCAGGGCTGGCATGATGCAAGGATTGTTCCTTACGGCGAGATAAGCCTTTCCCCTGCTTCTATGTGCCTGCATTACGGTCAGGAGATATTCGAGGGCTTAAAGGCTTACAGAACAGCTGACGGCACAGTTCAGCTTTTCAGACCCGACGAGAACTACAAGAGAATGAACAATTCGGCAGACCGTATGGTTATCCCCAAGATCGATGAGGAATTCATGATAGAGGCTACCAAGAAGCTCATTTCTATCGAGAAGGACTGGGTGCCTCACACTGACGGTGCATCTCTCTACATCAGACCTTTCATCATCGCTACTGACCCCTATGTAGGTGTCAAGCCGGCAGATCATTATCTGTTCTTTATCATTCTCTCTCCCTCAGGCCCCTACTACTCCACAGGTCTTGACCCTGTTAAGATCTACGTTGAGCAGAAGTATGTAAGAGCAGTAAGAGGCGGCACAGGCTTTGCAAAGACTGCTGCTAACTACGCTATCTCCCTTAAGGGTCAGGACGAGGCTCACAACCAGGATTACGAGCAGGTTCTCTGGCTCGACGGTGTTGAGCAGAAGTACATCGAGGAAGTCGGCTCGATGAACATCTTCTTCGTTATCGACGGCGAGGTCATCACTCCTGAGCTCACAGGCTCTGTTCTCCCCGGCATAACAAGAAAGAGCGCCCTTGATGTATGCAAGGCCAAGGGCATCAAGGCTACCGAGAGAAGGATAACCATTCAGGAAGTAGCAGAGGCTTACGATGCAGGCAAGCTCGACGAGGTATTCGGCACAGGTACTGCTGCTGTTATCTCCCCTGTTGGTCACCTTAAGTGGGGCGACAAGGTAATGACTATCAACGACAACAAGATAGGGCCTATCTCCCAGATGCTCTACGATACAATGACAGGTATCCAGTGGGGCAAGATCGAAGACACATTCGGCTGGACTGTAAAGATAGACTGA